From the Xylella fastidiosa genome, the window GAGCACCATCCCGGCGAAGAACGCACCTAATGCAAATGAGACGCCGAACAGTTTTGCCGAACCGAATGCCACGCCAAGCGCAATACCAAGAACAGCCAGAGTAAACAATTCGCGTGACCCAGTTGCCGCTACTTTCTCCAGCGACCATGGGATCACCCTGCGCCCGACCACAAGCATGACTGCAACAAAGCCAGTCATCTTCAGTAATGTCCAGCCCAGAGCGGTCAGCATCGCGTTACTATCGCTGCCGGCGTTCTGCGTGTGTCCTGCAACAGATTCGTTACCGTTGAGCATCTGTGCCAGTGCTGGTAGCAGGACCAGCGCCAGTACCATCACTAAATCTTCAACGATTAACCAGCCTACTGCGATACGTCCACGCTGCGTGTCGATCAAGCGCCGCTCTTCAAGTGCACGAAGCAGCACTACAGTACTGGCGACTGACAATGCCAAGCCGAACACCACGCCTTGCACCATCGGCCAGCCCATGGTCCAGGCTAAGCCCCAACCAAGTAGGGTTGCCGCCGCGATCTGTACGAGTGCGCCCGGGATTGCGATTGCTTTAACTTCGAGCAAGTCCTCCAAAGAGAAGTGCAGCCCCACGCCGAACATCAACAGCATCACGCCCAATTCAGACAACTGATTAGCAATTTGCTGGTCAGCAACAAAGCCAGGTGTAAACGGACCAACGCAGATGCCGGCAACAAGATAGCCAACCAGGGTCGAGAGTTTCAGGCGTTGTGCCAGTGCGCCGAGTACGAAAGCCAAGCTGAGGCCGACGGCGATGATGTCGATGAGACTGGTGTCGTGGTGCATTGTGTACCTTGTGTGTGAAGCGTCCTGGAAATATCAGTAGGTATCCACTGATGCACTTTCCTGGAGAAGTGGAGAAAGGCATGAAAAGAGGCTGTTGATATGGGGGAAATGCTGAGCCGAGTCCGTTATGGGACTATTAATGTCTTTAAATAGTATACGCTGCTGATACAGATTGGCTTAAATATGTCTTCTGATAAGACATTTTGATGCGCCTCTTTATAATCGCAAGCCATTTCATCCAGGTATCAAAGTGGATCTGTGTCATGCGCATGACACAGAGCTTGCTCTATCTACTGTTGTGATAGCCATTGAGCATGCGTAATAGCGGTTTCATCTCATCGCAGTGCATGTACATTGTGTCCTCGTATTCTTGAGACTCGCTGCATGTGCGTAGTAGTGGCACGACTAGGGTGAAATCTAAGTCAAACATTATTTTAAGAATTCTGCAGTATTCTCTGCGGTACCCTATGCGTATCTGCAAAAGGCGATTCTGTCGCTAGAACAACTTCACAATGAGTGATTTTTCAGCCTATCGTCTGCTTCTCCAAGCGTTACAGACAAAGTGATGAGTGCCTGTTCCAAAGGGTGTTTTTGTGCCATCTATCATGGGACTTGTTGATCACCGATGGACCGTTGTTTGGGGTGCGCTGCTGTACTGTTCTGGATCTATTTTTATACTGATGTTATGTGATGCATCTGTAGATCGTATACCAGTGGCCGAAGCGCTTGGGTAGGCCAAGCCATGTGTAGCCGTGGTCAGCCAAATATAGGATGGCGTCCTTTACCCTATAGAGTCATCGCATTGACGTTGCCGCATTTCCTAGGTAATGCGGCTAAAAAGAGTGTTTGACCTGTATAAATTGAGCGGCTGTGATTTTGATGCGCTCAATACACATACTCTCTCTGTAGGAAAATCCTTGCAACGCTATGCATGTTAACTAGCGTTTGGAGACTTCCATTATTCCAAACTCATACTCAATGTTCCTGGGCCGACGTTAGGCATCGGCCCAGGGGCTGGATTCACCAGTTGTAGCTGATGTTGGCGTAGGCAAATGCTCCGTTGAAGCCAAAAGGTGAAGATCTGCTATACGGTAAATAGGCCGGTGTTCCTTGCCCGATGAGATCGCGTTCTGGATAGGTGTTGGTGACATTGTCCCCACCTATCGTGAAATTCCAGTGCTGCAACTTGTAAGACACCGCTAGATCCAGTGTCCATTTTGGAGCGAACCTCTGTTGCACGGGCACAGCCGTTGGTGTGTTGTAGACCGTGAACTCACCCCAGCGCGTGCCTGTGGTGGTAAACGACCAGTGGCCGATGTTCCACACTCCACTGAGGAACGCCTTGTCGCGAGGAGCCCCTCTGGTGATGCGAGTCAGCTCAGCTTGGCTAATGCGTACGGCACTTGGGTCTATCGCTGTTAACCGTGTTGGGTTGTCGGCGACGCGCTTGACCTCTGTTTTGTTGTAGTTATAACCAAGCGTGAAATCCATCGTGCTGTTGCTCAGCGCCCAATGGTAGCTACTGATTGCATCCAGGCCAGTTGTCTTAGTGTCAACCCCGTTGGTGAAATAGCGCCCGCCGCCGATGCCGGCGTAGCCGTTTGCTTGCAGGTAATGACGTACTGCGGTTGAAGTTAGATTTTCAGAAAGGACGATACGGTCATCAATATTGATACGGTACGCATCAATTGTCAGATGCAGATCATCGACTGGTTGCACGACCAAACCCAGACTATAGTTTTTGGACTTCTCAGCTTTTAATGGTTCCGCACCCAGCGCGACTGCGGCCGCGTTGTCAGTGCGGAAAGTGCCGATTTCGTAAGGTATACCTGCGATAAAGTCGGTAGCGATTGATTGGAAAAACTGCTGTTGCAGAGAGGGTGCACGGAAGCCGTTGGACGTGGTGGCGCGTACCGCGACTTGGGGAGTGAAGGCGTAACGCAGTGACACTTTGCCTGTCCTGGTGTTGCTGAAGTCACTGTAGTGTTCGTAGCGTCCGGCAACTCCAGCAGAGAATTTCTCCGTCAAATTGCCTTCCAGATCGATGTACATCGAATGGCTGTTACGATCAAAACCGCCGGAATCGGATGGCTTGAAGCCAGAAAATACTTGTGCTCCTGGTAAGAGCGTACCGGCACTGGAACGCACTCCGCCGTTTATATAGGAAGCTTCCTCTCCTTGATATTCATTGAATATTTCACCACGCCATTCCACGCCGAATGCCAAGTTCAGCGGATATGCCAGATGTCCCCAATCCACCGACTTATTGAAGTCTGCGTTGAGTACATGCTGCGTGATCTCTAGACCGCCGGCATAGAATGCAGTGGGACTGCTCAGCCCCAGACTGTTATTGAGACTGTTTCTGACATCGAAAGTCAGCTGATTGTTGCCATAATTGTAGCTTAGGTCGATGTTGAGTCCCCATGCAGTCGACGCTTTCATACCGCTCACCCAGGACGTGTCATTGGCAACGTTGTAGATTTGCGGCAGAAAACCTTCTGGATAGATTTCCGGTCGGTTGCGTGCATCGTCGGCCCAACGGTAGAAGCCATTGGATAGCACCTTACGGCGGCTCACCATACCGAATGAATAGAAGGTCACACCTTCTGTCGGGCTGTAACTGCCGTTGTACGAAAACGCCCCTTGATTGATCTTCGGGTCACCGTAGCGTTGCCTGATGATGCCGTCGTTATAGGGTACGGCGCGATTGGTCTGGTCCTCGTGACCGCCTTGAGCAGCAAAGTGAACTTTTCCGGTGCCTGCGAAACTCAATCCCGTGTCCCCGGATAACTCATATTGCTTCCCATCCTTGACTTTGTATTCACCATAGTGACCCGTAATGCTGCCCCCTTTACCAGCCCCCTTGAGAACGATGTTAATGACACCGGCAATTGCATCTGAACCGTACTGTGCTGATGCACCATCCCTCAGTACTTCGATACGTTCGATTGCAGCAATGGGAATCGTGTTGAGATCAGCAGGTGCTGAGCCGCGACCCTGGATCTCATTGAGATTAACCAGCGCAGTGGTGTGATAACGCTTGCCGTTGACCAACACCAGGACTTGGTCTGGAGACAAGCCGCGCAGTTGTGCTGGGCGTACTGCATCGTTGCCGTCGCTGACTGCCGGACGAGGAAAGTTGAGCGATGGCACCATGCGAGACAGCGCAGTGGCTAATTCTGTTGTCCCAGTGGCTTCCAGTGATTCTTGGGAAATAATGTCAATTGGTGAGGATGATTCCGCGGCAGTACGGTCGCTAATGCGTGTACCAGTGACGATGAGAGTATCCAGAGTTTTGTTTGAGGTGCTCTGTGCCTGTAGTGGAGAGATGGTGCAAATCAGAGCGATCGTGATGATAAGCGCAAGGGAGCAGGACCTGTTCTTCATAATAGCGGCGACTCCAGCTGTGAGATAAATGAGAAGGAAAAAAGCGCCATAGTGGATGCGTTACTAACGATTAACGCGAATAATTATTAAATGTCAAATTATTCATTTATTTTTTATCAGATTTACACTAGATTTAACCTGAGTGTTCTCATTAACTCGCTGCTGCTTCATTGTTAATCGCGGTATTTCTAAGTCTCTTTCAGAGCCTCTTTAGGGCAGACACGATCAATCGGATACTGAAGACATCAGCAGAAAAATACGCGATGCTTGATTTAACTCTACTGATCCATGCTGAATCCGACTGAAGAGCCATTTGCGCCTCCTCTCAGAGGGATCGATCTTACGGGTGGCTACCATCTCACCCCCACTCTTGGTACGGATGTCAGGCAGCGGTACAGATAACGTGCATTGCCAGGAGCACGTGTCCCGTATTGTCTGGTGAGTCGCAATACATGGCGTGTATGTCAGTATGACTTGTGTTCCACGTACCCTTAAATCAGCAGATTTAAAAAGAAACGTCACCGTACGTATCCTTTACAGACTATCCTCGTGATCTGGAGATGGCATGTCCCTGATTGGCTTGTATCTACGTCTCTACTGATATTTTTAAGGAGTGTCGCAATGTCGAGTCCTGTTGTGGAGATCCAGATATGGTCGGATCTGATCTGTCCTTAGTGCTGGATTGGCAAGCGGCGTTTGGAGCGCGCCCTCCGCAATTCATCATTGTTTGCCCACATCAGAGTACGTCACCGCGCATTCCGATTAATGCCGGAACTGATTCCCCTTCCAGTGATTGACGTACTCCAGCAGCGTTATGGTGGTTCCGCCGAACAGATTGTGGCAATACAGCAACGTATTGAGAAAATTGCTGCCGAAGAAGGCTTAATGTATCGATTGCTTGGTACTCAGGGCGCAGATACCCTGCAGGCACACCGCTTGTTGTATTTGGTACACCGCCAGGGATTGCAAGAAGTCCTTTTGGAGCGCTTTTACAGCGCTTATTTCAGCGAAGGAACTCCCATATTGGATACTGATATTTTGGCGCCTTTAGCGCTTGACGTGGGATTGGAGCGCACAGCGGTTGCCGCATTATTTGCTGGTCAAGATTTTATCGCTGAGATAGAGGATGATCAGCGCCGCTTGCAGCGTTACGGTGCAAACGGTGTCCCATTTTTCCTGATGGATGGGCGTATTGCAGTGAATGGTGCCCAGCCAATAGAGGCGTTCTCAGATGCACTGGCACAGTTGAATGCCGATGCGGCATCGCAATCGGCATTCTTCCTGCGTTGATGACTGCAACGCGATGCGATACCTAAGCAGAGCATCACGCGTTTTGAAGATGCACCTGATTCCCGTCAAGCAGCGTCTGGCCGCGGCGCTTACCAACTGTAACCGATACGTGCATACACGTACGTCCCGTTAAAACCGAAGGGCGCATAGTTGCTGTAAGGCATCTGTCCGTAGATCGAGTTGATTGCGTTGACTGTTTTATCTGGATAAGCATTCAACAGATTGTTTGCACCCAACGTCAACATCCAGTGCATGTCTGACTTATAGCTGGCCGACGCATCGACTACCCAGCGAGCGCCGTACGTCTGATCGCGTGAGACGGACGTTGGATTACGCACCGTTACCGTGCCGTAGCGTGTTGCTGCGAGCATCAGATCCCACTGTGTCAGCTTCCACGTACCGCTGAGGATCAGCTTGTCTTTCGGGAAACTCTCTTCCAGCCGACCGATTTCGTCCCGTCCTACAATCGTCTGCGTTGAACCGATGGCCGAGAGTGCTGCTGGCTGTGTGACTGCACTGCGAATCCTGGTGCCGATGCCACTGTAGCTTGTGGTCAGATCAAGCTGACCTACAGCGAACGGAATCGTATACGTACCGACCAAGTCGACACCACGGGTGCGGGTATTGGCCGCGTTTGCGAAATAGCGAACGCTGGTAACGTTGCTATTGCCTTGTTGCTGTAGTGCAGCAAGTACCGCTGCATCGTTAAGATTGGAAGACAGCAAGATCCGGTGCGCGATGTCGATTTGGTAGGTATCCAGCGTCAAATAAAGCCGTTCGAACGGTTGTAGTACCAAACCCAGGCTATAGGACAACGATGATTCAGCCCGCAGCGGCGCTGCACCCAGTGCTTGCGCAACGGGACTCGTTGTCGGGAACGTCCCTGACTCGTAGAAAGTACCGTTGCTGTAGGTACTGGTGACCACTTGGTAGCGTTGCTGTGCCAGTGACGGCGCACGAAAGCCATTGCCGATGGTGGCGCGTAGCGCCGCCTGATCAGTCAATGCATAGCGTGCCGAGAGCTTGCCTGATGTCTGATTGCCAAAATCAGAGTAGTGCTCGAACCGCCCGGCCACTCCTGCAGATAGGTGCTCGCTAAGATCGCCATCCAGTCCAGCATACAGAGCGTAATTATTACGGTTCGCATGCACGGTATTCAGAGGTGAAAACCCCGCAAATCCCTGCGCGCCGCCGGTCATGCCGTTATATGAAGCCGGAATGCCAGGGGACTGGTTCCACTGTTCATAGCGGTATTCGGTGCCGAAGGAGAGTGTGACTGGATAAGTCAGGCCCCAATCCAGCACCTTAGTAAAATCGGTGTTGAGCAAGTGTTGCGTGTACTCCAACGCACCATCGTAGAAATCCCTTGGACTTTCCACACCCAGACTGTAGTTAATGCTGTTGTTGGTGTGGAAGCCGATATGATTGCTTCCATAGTTGTAGCTCATATCCCAGTTCAAGCCGTGCTCGGTGCTGCCCTTGAGTCCGGCAACCAGTGAACGGTCTTTGCTGTTCTGCTCGATTTCAGGCACGTAACCCTCTGGATATCGCTGCGCCAGCAACATGCTTTGCCCGTTGTGATTGCGTGAGCGATAGAACGCAAACGACGTAATGTCGCGGTTGCTGAGCATGGCGTTGGCGTAACCCTTCACATGCTCCCCAACATGGAACATGCCATTAGCTGAGAACGCAGCCGCATTGACCCCTGGGTCACCGTAGATAAATGCAGTACGTCCAATGTCGGGATAGTTGCCGGTATTGGGCGCGCTCCCTTGATAGGGACCAGCACGATTAGTCTGCTCTTGTTGGCTGATGTCCATTGCCAGGTGCAGCGTGCCGCGTCCGTTAGCGAAAGAGATTCCGGAATCCCCGGATAGCTTGGATGTGGCACCATCGCCGGCGCTGTACTGACCGTGTTCCACTGCCAAACTGCCATCCTGAGTGGCACCTTTCAGCACAATATTGATGACCCCGGCGATTGCATCTGAGCCATATTGTGCCGAGGCCCCATCACGCAGCACTTCTATACGCTCAATCGCGGTGATGGGAATCGTGTTCAGATCAACGGCTGAACTGCCGCGCCCAATCGTGCCATTGACATTGATTTGCGCCGATAGGTGGCGGCGCTTGCCATTGATCAGCACCAATGTTTGATCCGGCGCTAGTCCACGCATCTGTGCCGGACGAATACCGGAGGTGCCATCTGCCAGTGCCGGACGCGGAAAGTTTAATGATGGCAACATTCGGGACAGCGCCGTAGCCAGTTCTGAACTACCCGTAGCGGCCAAGTGTGCAGCGCTGATAATGTCAATCGGCGATTGGGATTCCACCACAGTACGCTCGGTCACGTGCGTGCCGGTAACGATCATCGTATCCAGCGTTGTAGATTGCGTGGCCTCCTGACCGAACGCAGGGGAGGCAACAAAGAGTGCGGTTACGCTTGCTACTGTGAGAGATACAAATGGGTTCATTGCAACCTTCAACATGAAATTGTGCTGTGTGAGAGACATGGCAAAACCATGTAATGAGGGTCTTATGCTGTTTTCCAAACCCAAACAATCATAACGTTAAATAAAATGCCATCTCACAAGCGCTGTTTATCTGAGCTGTTTCTCTATCAAAGGAAGGTTGCATGATCTCTCTACGTCATTTCGCAATGCGCCGCGGTGGGCGGTTGTTGCTGTCCAATGTTGATATCACCTTGCATGCGGGGGATCGTGTTGGCGTGGTTGGTCGCAATGGTGTTGGAAAGTCCAGTCTGTTTGCAGCGATCCGTGGCGAATTAGAAGCGGACAAAGGCAATGTTGAGTTACCTGGAAAATTACGTATTGCCAGTGTTGCGCAGGAAACACCCTCCTTATCGGATCTGGCCCTGGACTTTGTACTCAGTGGTGATGATGTGGTTGCCGAGGTCCTGCGTGTCGAGGCAGAGGCGAATGCACGCGAGGATTGGGAGGCGGTAGCCGCTGCCCATCAGCGCTTAGCCGAGATCGGCGGTTACGACGCCGAAGCACGTGCAGGTAAATTGCTGCATGGCCTGGGTTTTCTCACACAGACGCAGCGGCGTGCTGTCTCGACGTTCTCTGGTGGCTGGCGCGTCCGCTTGAACCTGGCACGTGCACTGATGATGCCCAGTGATCTGTTGTTACTGGACGAACCAACCAACCATCTGGATATGGATGCCGTGTTCTGGTTAGAACAATGGTTGCAGAAGTACCCTGGTACGTTGCTGCTGATTAGTCATGACCGTGAGTTTTTGGATAACGTTGCCACGCATATCCTGCATTTGCATGATGGTAACGCCAAACTATACGTGGGCGGCTACACCGACTTCGAGCGTCAACGTGCCGAGCAACTACGCCAGCAACAGATTGCTTTTGAGAAAGAGCAGGCCGAGCGTGTTCACTTGCAGAGCTTCATTGACCGTTTCAAGGCTAAAGCATCAAAAGCCAAGCAGGCACAAAGCCGGATCAAACGCTTAGAAAAGTTGGCTGGAACGGAGGCTGTCCGTATGGAGCGTGAATTCCGTATCACGTTTGCACCGCCAACCAAACAACCGCATTCCTTGATTACGCTGCGCCAGGTGAATTGCGGTTATTCGGTATTGTCTCCGTCTACACCCTCCGATCCTCCACCTGTTGATATCCATGCGGCAGCACCTTCGCAGCCTGCCGTGATTCTTCATCGTGTTGATTTTGGACTTGAGGCGGGAGACCGTATTGGGTTGCTTGGTCCCAATGGTGCCGGAAAATCGACCCTGGTCAAAACATTGGTGAGTGACCTGGCCCCTTTGACGGGGGAGCGCATCGCTCATCCTGATGTGCGTATTGGCTATTTTGCACAGCACACGGTTGAATCACTGCACGAGGGACAATCGCCGATTGATCATTTCCGTACCCTTGCGCCGCAAGCACCGATCCAATCCATACGCGACTTTTTGGGTAAATGGAATTTTCCTGGAGATCGTGCCTTTGAACCTGTGGATGGTTTTTCCGGAGGTGAGCGTGCGCGCTTGGCATTGTCGTTGATTGCTTGGCGGCAGCCGAATGTTTTGTTACTTGATGAACCCACCAACCACCTGGATCTAGAGATGCGCGAAGCCTTGGCTGAGGCGCTGAGTGATTTTGATGGAGCAATTGTGATGGTCTCGCACGACCGTCACTTGATTGGCTTAGTGTGCGACACGTTTTGGCGTGTTGCTGATGGTGTGGTCGAGCCGTTTGCTGGTGATCTTGACCAATACGCTGCTTGGCTGCGGACACGTCCCGCGGCACGTGGTGTGCGCGCCAAGACAGAGGAGGTCAATCAGCCACAGGCTTCGTTGACTGCCAAATCGCCTACTTCTCAACTCCCAGTGAAAAAGTCGGTCAACTCACAAAAGCTATTGGTTGCGGAAAAGCATGTGAGCGAATTGGAGACGCTCTTGACCGAATTGGATCGCAAGCTTGCCGATCCGGTCAATTATGCCAATGGCGAAGTGATGAGGCGTCTTGGCGATGAGCGCGAGCATGCTGCCAGACGGTTAGCTGAAGCCGAACAGGCTTGGTTTCTGTTGATGGATGGGGGATGAATCATGATTATGATCAATTGGTTACAAAAATATGCCCGCTCCGCAATATTGGGAGCGCTCCGCAATTTACCGCGTAGGCGTCACCTTCGCCCCTTTGCGCTTGCGTACATAGTGCTCCGTCATCGTCACCGACGCATGCCCCAATTGTGCTTGTGCTTGGCGCATATCGCCCGCCAAATCTGCCTTATCGGTCGCCGCTTTGGCGCGTAGATCGCGGAATTGGAATACCTCCTTGGCGACCCCTGCGGCAGCACGTGCCTTATCAAACCTGTAACGCAATCCTATACGACTTAGCTCCAAGCCTTTCGCATCCACAATCAAACGCGTGCTACGCAGCTTCATCCCCCGCTTGCGATCAAAAATACGCTTTATTAAAACTGACAATTCACCCGTAATCGCAATCGCCAATTTCACTCCCGTTTTAGCTTGGCAAATCTCCAAAGCGCCATTAACAATATGGCGCTCATCCATAGACACAACATCACTCACACGCTGCCCCGTCAGATAGGCGAGGTCCATCGCATCCCTGAGCGTTTGGTCCGCTGCCTGGTACACAGCGCGGTACGTCGTATCATCTATATACACGTCGCGCCCCCGCTCCTTATTACGCCGGATACCCCCACAAGGGTTAGGAAGATCAGTAATTCCCTTACTCCGCGCCCAATTCCAAAGATGCGAAAATAATGCTACTTCGCGATTAGCGCTTACCTTAAAAGGCCGCCAATCTAGATACTGGCGGATATTCACAGGTTTAATTGACTCAAACGGCGCGGGGGGATCGTCGAAAAACTGCAACAGATAGTTTAAATATACGTGGTGCATGCGTTGGGTGTTATACGCCTTTGTTGGGATCACCTCAGCGCGGTAACGCTCGGCCACATGGCGGAACGTCACCGCAATCGCAGGAGTGATCTGCGCATGCTCCAGCTCAGCCCACCGCTTGATGGCTAACCCGTAGTCGCGTCCTAGTGGCGTCTCTTTGCGTGGCTTGCCGCCATGATCGTAGTAGTAATACACCACGCCGGACTTCTGAGGGCGCACGCGAAACCTCGGAATCGCGCCTGCTTTGATTGGCTTACGTCCCATAAGCGACCTTATTAGACTTCCACACAGGCCGAACCACCGCAGAAGGCGGCATCGCGTCAATTGCAGCACGCAGCACGACAGGCCAGTCATGCGCATCCAGATAATGCCGAATGCCGTTCTTCCTAAGAAAAGCGGCTTGGCGAGCGCGTTGCGGAGTACCGCATAACTCGGCCACCTCACTTCTAGAAAGACATAAACCAGCGGCTGGGGGCATGTCTCGTAGTTGTTTTGCTTGCGTCTCAATCATTGTCTGATTCCTGCTCGGTTTCCTCCCCCTGCTTCTTTGCATTCATCTCCTTATAAGCAGCTAACGCTTTAATAAGTTCTGAAAAATGACTCACACATTCATCGGATAACTCGAGTGGTGGGGTGTCTTGATGCTTTTCATTTGATGGGGCGCTCATCGCGTCATGGCTCCTTGTGATGTGAGTGGTTTGCCTGTTTCTCTGCGTTTCACCGCTTCCAGCAGCAGGTCCTGTACTTCGCGTTTAGATTCACGGCGGGCCATCACCAATTCATCCACCGTGCCCGCCGCCACGATGTGGTGAATAAATACAGGCCGCGTATGTCCGGCTTGCGCCTGACGTGTCGGCCCAATGCGTTCGATGATCTGCTGGTACTGCTCCAGGTCCCACCAGTGGCCGAAGAAGGCCAAAATATTTCCGCCGTCTTGCAGATTTAAGCCATGACCGGCACTGGCCGGATGGGCAAATAGCACGGGAATGTTCCCCGCATTCCAATCGCGGATCGTGTCGGGGTGTTTGTCCAAAGCACGCCCCTTGGGGAAGGCACGCTGCAACCGTGCGACA encodes:
- a CDS encoding DUF4224 domain-containing protein; the encoded protein is MIETQAKQLRDMPPAAGLCLSRSEVAELCGTPQRARQAAFLRKNGIRHYLDAHDWPVVLRAAIDAMPPSAVVRPVWKSNKVAYGT
- a CDS encoding ABC-F family ATP-binding cassette domain-containing protein — encoded protein: MISLRHFAMRRGGRLLLSNVDITLHAGDRVGVVGRNGVGKSSLFAAIRGELEADKGNVELPGKLRIASVAQETPSLSDLALDFVLSGDDVVAEVLRVEAEANAREDWEAVAAAHQRLAEIGGYDAEARAGKLLHGLGFLTQTQRRAVSTFSGGWRVRLNLARALMMPSDLLLLDEPTNHLDMDAVFWLEQWLQKYPGTLLLISHDREFLDNVATHILHLHDGNAKLYVGGYTDFERQRAEQLRQQQIAFEKEQAERVHLQSFIDRFKAKASKAKQAQSRIKRLEKLAGTEAVRMEREFRITFAPPTKQPHSLITLRQVNCGYSVLSPSTPSDPPPVDIHAAAPSQPAVILHRVDFGLEAGDRIGLLGPNGAGKSTLVKTLVSDLAPLTGERIAHPDVRIGYFAQHTVESLHEGQSPIDHFRTLAPQAPIQSIRDFLGKWNFPGDRAFEPVDGFSGGERARLALSLIAWRQPNVLLLDEPTNHLDLEMREALAEALSDFDGAIVMVSHDRHLIGLVCDTFWRVADGVVEPFAGDLDQYAAWLRTRPAARGVRAKTEEVNQPQASLTAKSPTSQLPVKKSVNSQKLLVAEKHVSELETLLTELDRKLADPVNYANGEVMRRLGDEREHAARRLAEAEQAWFLLMDGG
- a CDS encoding TonB-dependent receptor plug domain-containing protein — its product is MNPFVSLTVASVTALFVASPAFGQEATQSTTLDTMIVTGTHVTERTVVESQSPIDIISAAHLAATGSSELATALSRMLPSLNFPRPALADGTSGIRPAQMRGLAPDQTLVLINGKRRHLSAQINVNGTIGRGSSAVDLNTIPITAIERIEVLRDGASAQYGSDAIAGVINIVLKGATQDGSLAVEHGQYSAGDGATSKLSGDSGISFANGRGTLHLAMDISQQEQTNRAGPYQGSAPNTGNYPDIGRTAFIYGDPGVNAAAFSANGMFHVGEHVKGYANAMLSNRDITSFAFYRSRNHNGQSMLLAQRYPEGYVPEIEQNSKDRSLVAGLKGSTEHGLNWDMSYNYGSNHIGFHTNNSINYSLGVESPRDFYDGALEYTQHLLNTDFTKVLDWGLTYPVTLSFGTEYRYEQWNQSPGIPASYNGMTGGAQGFAGFSPLNTVHANRNNYALYAGLDGDLSEHLSAGVAGRFEHYSDFGNQTSGKLSARYALTDQAALRATIGNGFRAPSLAQQRYQVVTSTYSNGTFYESGTFPTTSPVAQALGAAPLRAESSLSYSLGLVLQPFERLYLTLDTYQIDIAHRILLSSNLNDAAVLAALQQQGNSNVTSVRYFANAANTRTRGVDLVGTYTIPFAVGQLDLTTSYSGIGTRIRSAVTQPAALSAIGSTQTIVGRDEIGRLEESFPKDKLILSGTWKLTQWDLMLAATRYGTVTVRNPTSVSRDQTYGARWVVDASASYKSDMHWMLTLGANNLLNAYPDKTVNAINSIYGQMPYSNYAPFGFNGTYVYARIGYSW
- a CDS encoding tyrosine-type recombinase/integrase → MGRKPIKAGAIPRFRVRPQKSGVVYYYYDHGGKPRKETPLGRDYGLAIKRWAELEHAQITPAIAVTFRHVAERYRAEVIPTKAYNTQRMHHVYLNYLLQFFDDPPAPFESIKPVNIRQYLDWRPFKVSANREVALFSHLWNWARSKGITDLPNPCGGIRRNKERGRDVYIDDTTYRAVYQAADQTLRDAMDLAYLTGQRVSDVVSMDERHIVNGALEICQAKTGVKLAIAITGELSVLIKRIFDRKRGMKLRSTRLIVDAKGLELSRIGLRYRFDKARAAAGVAKEVFQFRDLRAKAATDKADLAGDMRQAQAQLGHASVTMTEHYVRKRKGAKVTPTR
- a CDS encoding TonB-dependent receptor codes for the protein MKNRSCSLALIITIALICTISPLQAQSTSNKTLDTLIVTGTRISDRTAAESSSPIDIISQESLEATGTTELATALSRMVPSLNFPRPAVSDGNDAVRPAQLRGLSPDQVLVLVNGKRYHTTALVNLNEIQGRGSAPADLNTIPIAAIERIEVLRDGASAQYGSDAIAGVINIVLKGAGKGGSITGHYGEYKVKDGKQYELSGDTGLSFAGTGKVHFAAQGGHEDQTNRAVPYNDGIIRQRYGDPKINQGAFSYNGSYSPTEGVTFYSFGMVSRRKVLSNGFYRWADDARNRPEIYPEGFLPQIYNVANDTSWVSGMKASTAWGLNIDLSYNYGNNQLTFDVRNSLNNSLGLSSPTAFYAGGLEITQHVLNADFNKSVDWGHLAYPLNLAFGVEWRGEIFNEYQGEEASYINGGVRSSAGTLLPGAQVFSGFKPSDSGGFDRNSHSMYIDLEGNLTEKFSAGVAGRYEHYSDFSNTRTGKVSLRYAFTPQVAVRATTSNGFRAPSLQQQFFQSIATDFIAGIPYEIGTFRTDNAAAVALGAEPLKAEKSKNYSLGLVVQPVDDLHLTIDAYRINIDDRIVLSENLTSTAVRHYLQANGYAGIGGGRYFTNGVDTKTTGLDAISSYHWALSNSTMDFTLGYNYNKTEVKRVADNPTRLTAIDPSAVRISQAELTRITRGAPRDKAFLSGVWNIGHWSFTTTGTRWGEFTVYNTPTAVPVQQRFAPKWTLDLAVSYKLQHWNFTIGGDNVTNTYPERDLIGQGTPAYLPYSRSSPFGFNGAFAYANISYNW
- a CDS encoding DsbA family oxidoreductase produces the protein MFAHIRVRHRAFRLMPELIPLPVIDVLQQRYGGSAEQIVAIQQRIEKIAAEEGLMYRLLGTQGADTLQAHRLLYLVHRQGLQEVLLERFYSAYFSEGTPILDTDILAPLALDVGLERTAVAALFAGQDFIAEIEDDQRRLQRYGANGVPFFLMDGRIAVNGAQPIEAFSDALAQLNADAASQSAFFLR